Part of the Etheostoma cragini isolate CJK2018 chromosome 8, CSU_Ecrag_1.0, whole genome shotgun sequence genome, GCAAACACACGGCTGATTCAGGCATAAGTTGGACAGCCATGTTGGGATCCTTCTATAGTTTCTTGTGAAAAGGGAACGTTGCCGATTTCCTGAAGCGTCTCTCTTCGTTATCCTCCTTTTATTCTCGGTCTTCACCTAGGATGCAAGCTTACCACTGTCCAGACGAAGTCCTTTGACTGTCCTTAACcacctccctctgtctctgagTCAGTGCGGCAGATAGCCTCTGGTCTCTGATTGTGATGCCACAGTCCCTGGAGAGCCTGTGACTCCCCAGTCTCTCTGCGACTCTTCAGACTGAGCAAAAAGCAATCCTCcttcttccagttctttgatcCGAGAGCAGGGCAGACATCCCCCCCACTCCCCctttcacttttaaaacactCCCCGAAGACCCCACGCCCACCTCCCCCAAACCCCTCTGACTCGAGCGCCTCTTGCTAAATGCTCCCCTCCCTCTGTTGCTGCCTTCTGCCTCTCTTTTTTAGTCTACTCTCCTCACAACACAAAGCACATCCAGGCGTGCATGTGGGTTTTCGGTCTATTCTCTTTTTCCTGAGGCTGTCCTGTTACCGCTCCACAGGATGTAACCTGCATCAGGGATGCTACCCAGTCTTAAGCACCTCTCCACTGTGGTGGGAAAGACAGACGCTCACCTCAGCTCTCCACTCAGACATCCAGCGCAGAGAGATCTCCTTTAGGCTGATCCCCTGCCTCATATATCATCAGCATGAGCCAATGGCAGAGAAGGAAGCAAATAAAGGAGAGTATTATAGACAGTTTCAAAAGGGCAAGAGGATGAGGTGAAAGGCAGCCACGAGGACAGATATGTAGTGGAGATAACAGCTACTGGTAGGAGAGGTCCACACTGCACTGAGCGTAAATGAGGGTGTGtggagaagagggaggggagagagcgATGGAAATGCAGAGAGCGAGAGCAGACCGCGCCTATCAACGCCGGCCAAAACAGCAAGGCAAAACGGGAGGTGTGTAAATACACCTCAGCTTGCTTAATGAAcagagtgtgcatgtgtgacatATGATTTGCATCCATAGTAGCTGTCATGTTGACAGACACCTGTGCTCCAGActgtcaattttctttttagagcAGTGTTTGGCATTCATAATCTAGACTGTAAACAGTCTTAGCATGgcttgtgtcttgtgtgtgcatgagagagCCTGCATGGATgcgagaaaaaaaagtaatgagagGAAGATTCTTGAGAGAAGGTCAGAAGTCATGTAAccgtaggaaaaaaaaaaaatctgtagcTGGAGAGAAGGCTCAAGGCTCAGTGCAATCAAGTAGGACCAGCTCATCTTCTTTGTGAGcaaatatatgcacacacatgatTGTGGTTGGGTGTACAGTTGGGTACATTATCCAATCATTTTGCTTAAATGATTtaacaatttaagaaaaaaaatgttttacaaatatttttctcaaaagaaCCAGTTGAAACTTGTTCCATTGCATATATTTATACCTGCAAGATTCTACTGTATGTGAGTGggttacttttttaaagagcCCCTCCAATGAAAATCTAATTTTGAACTGTcaacatgtctttaaatgtcaacatgtcCATATTTTGTATGACATGAGTGCAAAAAGCAGTGAACCtctcaaaaacataaaaagtctcAAAAGCATAAGAGATAAAGATATTAACCCCACTAACTTGCAAGGGGTTTTCTATATCATTAGCTCAAAGCTAGGGTGAAATGAGGACTATTTGAGGAGAAGCCAGGTACGTATGTGTATTTTGCAAGctaaatttcacttttttcaaaacaaaggcTGAGACATACGCTGTGTCAGCCACGGCCAgttacaagctaacaagctaacaaacAAGCTAAACAAATCAAAGATGCTAACTACTTACCATTCTGATGCGTCTACTAGTCGCCGATTTTGGTGCACAACAGACTCCTCATCTGAGTCTGTGTCTGACTGAGACCCAAACATGCATGACTGAATCTCTCCAGCGTTTCTAGCCATCTTGATGGCAGGGAGCAATGCCAGATTCATGATTTCTCAATAAGGGGGAATGAGTAGATGCGTTTCAAACCCCTTTGAAGCACAGCTACTCATGTACTTTggcttagtttttattttttacgtagggaaaccatgtaaaacaaaatattaatcaCAGCAGAGTATTTTaacaagcattttaaatgtgtctgatGATGAGAGATCACATGTTTATTCTTCATCTATTTTAAAGCCCACTCAGTTGTGACTGCTATAAACAATGAAGTCTCAGTCACAGTAAAGCTTCCTTTCTATCGGCTGGATCGCACACAGAGTGCAGCAAGCATGTAATAGATGGAAGGAGATTGTCACATCTCTAATAATAATTTTTCCACCACATCCCCACCCCATTCAAATAACACATaggcctgaaaaaaaaaaacagtgcccCTCCTAACTTCCTCTTACAGTGCATGCTTTATGTATCCTTAAGGAAGTTAAAATATGTATCACATCATTTTTTATAGCCACcataaaaaaatagtaacaaaaCGGAACAATATTccagtttgtttttcaccaCATAAAAATCAGTAATGGTGAAAGGTATAATGATGTTGTATGTTATTTAAGTCCTttaatcataattttttttgttggtgtgtgATATGAGCAACACGTTCTTGCCAATCCCTGAAATAAAAATGCcgatcaaacattaaaaaatttgCACAATTGTGTCAAAAtccttttcacctttttcattcatttttatatatcaTTCTACACATCAGTCTTCACAACAGTAAATATGACACACTCCATTTACAACACCTGTAGCCATATATGTACAGATGTTGCGCAAGTTAAGCTCTCTTTACCCCAGCCACCCTCGTTTGCCCCAGGAAACTCCTCCCCTCTGCTTCAGATGCTGGCTggttagagagaaaaaaacaggaaatatgaACGTATCCACTGTACTTGTTTGCCACAACTTTCGTATTAACTAATTCTTGAATCTTAATGTAACCACGCATGAGGAAACACATGGTGAGTAGAAGCCACCTTTTTATaaagaaacatgaacaaaacatAAGGAACATTGAAATTGTTGTCACTGTCTTCAAAACCAAAAGTTGCTTTTAAACTAATGTGGTGCTAAAAGCAAGGACACAGCATAAGCAGTAATTACAACATagtgtataaaaacaaatatctaaaCAGCTATTGttggactttttttaatctttagcagctttgttttaaaattattttcacGTTTTTGAATAGATTAGCAGTTGCAGTTGTTTTACCTGATTTCAGCAGGAGATGGCACTGCCAAGCCAGAAGACTGAGCTAGTCAGGGACACAAGCTTGGACGATTGGGAGTTAGTTGGCTCTGGGGGATTCGGCTGTGTCTACAAGGCCAGGCACAAGGACTGGGGAATTTATGTGGCCATAAAGATACTTCATAAGGGTGTTCGGTAAATAACTCTGTAACCTTGAAATACTTTGATCAAACGAATAATGCATGCacgttttaaattaaaatttaccAAGTGAGTGtctctttaccttttttttttttttagatcttgCAACAATCATCTACATCATTCCAGCCCCTTAACAAAACTTTGTGTTGAAGCTAATCATATGGATGAGGCTGCCAGTGAGTTTGTACTGAGGCGCTATGGAACTTATCAGGGATATCTGTCTGGTAAAGAAACATCCATGCAACATGGACTAGTGATGGAGTTCATGAGAAAAGGGTCTGTTGAGTCCCTGCAGGAAGAACTCTCTGGCCCTCCGCCGTGGCCCCTGGCCTTCCGCTTGGCCCATCAAGTAGCTCTAGGCATGACTTTCCTCCATTCAAAGAACCTTGTGCACGGCGACCTAAAGCCAAGTAATGTACTGCTTAATGTGGACCTCAACGCCAAGGTAGAATGCCATCAACCTAAACTCTTATGTAGATATTAAGCCAATGTAATTGTATGTTTGATATAATGTTTCGCTTATTTCTCTGTAGCTGGCAGACTTTGGTCTGTCCAGAGTTTCAACCAGTGCTTCAAACAGCAGCAGGGAAACAACAGGGGTGATTGAAGGCTCATACAAGTACATGCCTCCCGAGGCTTTTGAAGCATCATACGAACCTGTCCGTGCCTTTGACAGATACAGGTTGGACATAACATAGAATCCTACTGCCTATATAGAAACCCTTAACAGCATCACATCAACCACTGAAACTGCTACTGAAAAAGTCTTTCTCCCTCTTGATCAGCTATGGTATCCTGCTCTGGTCCATTCTTATGGGTAAAGAGCCCTATCCATGTAGGtatagtttattttattgtccTAATATTTGCCACtaaattgcatttcttttttgacacttcAATTTTCCAATATGTTATCCAATGAAATCACATTTTGCCATCTATTTTCTCCTCTGTGCCAAACTCTCTGTGCTAAACTAAGCACAGGGTAAGTGCAGGACTGTATATGTCCAGCTCCCACTCTCCGTGTTCGCATGTTTTGATGCTTGTCTTCATTGTATCACATGTTCTTTAGGGGCTGATTATACTCATGTGAAACTGAGGATCCCTGAAGGAGACAGACCTTGCTGTAAGGAAATTGACAAGATGAAGCTGAAGGTAGAGGGGTTGGAAGCACTGGTTGACCTCATGAAGAGGTGCTGGGATGAAAGTCCCTCGAAGAGGCCTACCTTTAAAGGTGAACATTTGTTATCGTTGTCACCAAATTAGAACATTTTCTACTCTAAACTATATACGTCAAGCAATCAAGCTTAGAATCCTTGTTGACTAGcttgacacatactgtacgctacgtataaatatataataaattaaaactttgtttctgttttagagTGCTTTGAAGTAACTGAGAACATATTCTCAAAGCACGAGAAGGGAATTCATATGGTGGTCGGTGAGGTCTTGACAAAACTGGTACAActaatttcagaaaatgaagtaTAGTGCAGATTAATCATGATATATAATTTAAGAGGAAGactttgaactgttttttttccttctctaaTATATAATATCTTCTCCCTGTTGTACTTCAGGAGTCACCAAACAGTTATCTATCAAGCTGGGCTTCCAATGTTCCTCCTCAGACACCAGGTAGATTGTTTAATACTGATAGTGGGTCAGGCGAGCGTCTCCTCATGAGTTATTCATCTAACATGatgcttctttctcttttcagaACAGTCAGAGCCAAATGATACTGTTGATTTTGACTTTCGCAAACAGGACTCTGTCAGTGGTTCTACTAAAATAATGAGTAATGAAGATAAAGGTGagtatttctgtcatttcatgTGATGAAAAATCTGTTTCAATCACATTAAGTCCTATTGataatttaatttcactttttgtgttcattctttttatatttttcgaAACAGCAAAATTTGTTGACAAGAACAGGGCCAAGTTGATTCAAAACGTTACAGAGGTAATGGCAATAACAAAGGAGCTTGGAGAGATGGTCCACCCTGAAGCCTACTTATGTGTTGAAGATAAGCAGAAAACAACGCAGGATAAAATGAGAGTGCTTTATAGCAGGACACTTCGTTCAGGAGGGGTAGCGGTCAAAGCAGCCTTCTACGACGCCCTCAAAAAACATCATCCCAAACTAGTGGAGAGGCTCGGTAGGATTTCCTTCTGTTAAAATGATCAAACATTGCAGTTAAATCTATAACATGCTATCCAAAGTTTTAAGTTCACTTTCTTTTCCCTCAGGTGGCTATTTTTAAGGAATTTGTGGCCTTCCTGCATTTCCTGCAGGTGAAAAACTTTCTTGCCTCTCCCGCTTCGCtctcattttttatgaaaaaatcGTATATTTGATTCCTTTgtataatgtaatttttttagatgttttttatatttcactaataaacatattgtttcacaaaagaaagaaattgagtTCTCGCTTTCTCCTTTTCAGCTCAGAAAGTAACATGGTGAGGTTTGTAGGGGCTATGGCTCAAGTATCAGCAACAAACAAGTTTGCCATTGTTAGCATTATGATTAGGGATGTTGCTTGATTCCTccagcagaaagagagagagagaaagagagagagagagagagagagagagagagagacatggtaAGAGGCTTTTCTAGTACAATCCCTCAGTAACTGTCACAAGCAGTCAATCAGTCACCTGCAGATGATGGTGTTGAGGGCTTctcatagaccgtatatatatttaacggtctatggggcTTCTCCGGTAACAGAGTTACTCTGCTTTCTCAGTTTAATTTACAAGTGTGCTGTATACTACTGTACTCTCACTGTGAACATCGGCCCAAACAGGGAACGgatgaagacaaaacaacaacaacaaaccttaATACCATTGTAATCCTCCaaggtgaaagtgtgtttaagTGTCATCTTGACCCATCCTTCTCTTCCTCAGTCCTACTGCATCACTCCACCCTATACACCCATCTCACCCCACCCCATCCTGCATTAATGCTCCCAATCCTCTTTGTGGGAGTGTGACGTCTGCTACTGTCAGAAACAGAGTTAAGCTCAGCAGGCACCGGGAGAACAGAGTGAAGAGAAGCTCCACAGATATCCAAGCAGCAGCACATTCTGGGTCTCCAAGGGGACGAATCTCTGCCACTTAAGCAAGACCTGACTCTCCTCCCTAGCGGCTGTTTGTGTCTCCAGCCATAGGGGATATTCATGGATTTCTAAATTTGGTGTGACA contains:
- the LOC117949536 gene encoding receptor-interacting serine/threonine-protein kinase 3-like isoform X1, with amino-acid sequence MALPSQKTELVRDTSLDDWELVGSGGFGCVYKARHKDWGIYVAIKILHKGVRSCNNHLHHSSPLTKLCVEANHMDEAASEFVLRRYGTYQGYLSGKETSMQHGLVMEFMRKGSVESLQEELSGPPPWPLAFRLAHQVALGMTFLHSKNLVHGDLKPSNVLLNVDLNAKLADFGLSRVSTSASNSSRETTGVIEGSYKYMPPEAFEASYEPVRAFDRYSYGILLWSILMGKEPYPWADYTHVKLRIPEGDRPCCKEIDKMKLKVEGLEALVDLMKRCWDESPSKRPTFKECFEVTENIFSKHEKGIHMVVGEVLTKLESPNSYLSSWASNVPPQTPEQSEPNDTVDFDFRKQDSVSGSTKIMSNEDKAKFVDKNRAKLIQNVTEVMAITKELGEMVHPEAYLCVEDKQKTTQDKMRVLYSRTLRSGGVAVKAAFYDALKKHHPKLVERLGGYF
- the LOC117949536 gene encoding receptor-interacting serine/threonine-protein kinase 3-like isoform X2 codes for the protein MALPSQKTELVRDTSLDDWELVGSGGFGCVYKARHKDWGIYVAIKILHKGVRPLTKLCVEANHMDEAASEFVLRRYGTYQGYLSGKETSMQHGLVMEFMRKGSVESLQEELSGPPPWPLAFRLAHQVALGMTFLHSKNLVHGDLKPSNVLLNVDLNAKLADFGLSRVSTSASNSSRETTGVIEGSYKYMPPEAFEASYEPVRAFDRYSYGILLWSILMGKEPYPWADYTHVKLRIPEGDRPCCKEIDKMKLKVEGLEALVDLMKRCWDESPSKRPTFKECFEVTENIFSKHEKGIHMVVGEVLTKLESPNSYLSSWASNVPPQTPEQSEPNDTVDFDFRKQDSVSGSTKIMSNEDKAKFVDKNRAKLIQNVTEVMAITKELGEMVHPEAYLCVEDKQKTTQDKMRVLYSRTLRSGGVAVKAAFYDALKKHHPKLVERLGGYF